A DNA window from Daucus carota subsp. sativus chromosome 3, DH1 v3.0, whole genome shotgun sequence contains the following coding sequences:
- the LOC108211125 gene encoding probable nucleoredoxin 1, protein MDENLTDKLEMAYKELAKLNEQFEVVLLYLYDTYGTVNCTSEESFWKKFKTMPWLALPYKDQNHKKLIRIFGYPDMLDDGEEATTLVIIGPNGEFVDQCGADILMHFGTPAYPFTRKNLAKLETDIAKELKLEMLWDPNTNFKVTKDGLPIPVSQFSGKRLLIYFDMYEYYKYWENLAKIKELYFKMKGTDEEFYVIYIRIPSPYNEPDVSWPVHNYGELPWPVHYNGEGYSLPKELEHTVLNYHYDPGRFFLRCLLIAFDRFFLRCLLIAFDRDGSIVRKTFDPTFDDTEFPFYAGGLEEEFRYQFDRWFG, encoded by the exons CTGTACCTTTATGACACTTATGGTACTGTTAATTGTACTAGTGAGGAATCATTCTGGAAAAAATTTAAGACTATGCCTTGGTTGGCCCTCCCATATAAAGACCAGAATCATAAGAAGTTGATTCGGATTTTTGGTTATCCAGATATGTTAGATGATGGGGAAGAAGCCACTACACTTGTTATTATTGGGCCTAATGGAGAATTCGTTGATCAGTGTGGAGCTGACATCTTGATGCACTTTGGAACTCCAGCATACCCTTTCACTCGGAAGAATCTTGCTAAGTTAGAGACTGATATAGCAAAGGAACTGAAGCTGGAGATGCTCTGGGATCCAAACACAAATTTCAAAGTAACAAAAGATGGATTGCCG ATTCCAGTTTCTCAATTTTCCGGAAAAAGACTCTTAATATATTTCGATATGTACGAGTACTACAAATACTGGGAAAACCTCGCAAAGATTAAGGAACTTTATTTCAAGATGAAGGGTACCGATGAAGAGTTTTATGTCATCTACATCAGGATTCCATCACCCTACAATGAGCCAGATGTTAGTTGGCCGGTCCATAATTATGGTGAACTGCCGTGGCCAGTGCATTATAATGGTGAAGGTTACTCACTTCCAAAGGAGCTGGAACATACTGTTCTTAATTATCATTACGATCCTGGACGTTTTTTCCTAAGATGTCTACTTATTGCTTTCGACCGTTTTTTCCTAAGATGTCTACTTATTGCTTTCGACCGAGATGGAAGTATTGTCAGGAAAACATTTGATCCCACTTTTGATGATACAGAGTTTCCCTTCTACGCTGGTGGTTTGGAGGAGGAGTTCCGGTATCAGTTCGATAGGTGGTTTGGGTAG